In a single window of the Desulfovibrio mangrovi genome:
- a CDS encoding SpoIID/LytB domain-containing protein yields MKVSELRQSDEQSEGGRSGLALLLPFIKQCLFVPFCLPVLMVITLLNASPVLAFSFDPVPLKTRAAHLLDSGDLLECVDTWNMIQTFSTRPEDRAEALVRMGDIYSLFLGQPDEALAAYGAAMRVHPALPVLENAYFNAGMILYEQERLPEARATFQTYLLRYPKADRRETALFMLERMRTETSPKVGQDALQGGEGSLQPLKGEPVLRVAIARASDLTFHLSAPVALQQGGVVLQAGSHHCAVRQGALLLDGRPAGKAASFLLAQNQRMKLGNSPAEYGGALSLLAQGGQVLVVNTLGMESYLEGVLPAEMPASFSPAALQAQTVAARSYALYLAGRSQEKAYDVAADTGFQVYGGLAMGNRQTRAAVRQTRGMALQFGGRVVLSYFHSHSGGVLEDDSQVWTADMPYYRVQHDEISNRARDMRWELVVAANDIAARMRESGFNVDGVQAVHVGRRTGSGRVGTVVIETPDRSVEMKGNAFRLMLGAERMRSTLCSMEWQGGSLVLSGVGYGHGVGMSQWGAQGMALAGATYEGILEKYYPDTRLVRLY; encoded by the coding sequence ATGAAGGTATCTGAACTGCGGCAATCAGATGAACAGAGTGAGGGCGGACGTTCCGGCCTTGCGCTTCTGCTCCCTTTTATCAAACAGTGCTTGTTTGTCCCGTTTTGCCTCCCGGTTCTGATGGTCATCACGCTTCTGAATGCCTCCCCTGTTCTGGCCTTTTCCTTCGATCCTGTCCCCCTCAAGACTCGCGCGGCACATCTGCTCGATTCCGGTGATCTGCTGGAATGCGTGGATACGTGGAATATGATCCAGACGTTCAGCACGCGCCCCGAAGACCGTGCGGAGGCTCTTGTCCGCATGGGAGACATCTACTCCTTGTTTCTCGGACAACCGGACGAGGCGCTTGCAGCCTATGGTGCCGCCATGCGTGTGCACCCCGCGCTTCCGGTGTTGGAGAACGCCTATTTCAATGCGGGCATGATTCTGTACGAGCAGGAGCGTCTGCCGGAAGCCCGCGCTACCTTCCAGACCTACCTGTTGCGCTACCCCAAGGCAGATCGCCGTGAGACAGCTCTTTTCATGCTGGAACGAATGCGTACAGAAACTTCCCCCAAGGTTGGGCAGGACGCCTTGCAGGGTGGTGAAGGGAGTCTGCAGCCCCTCAAAGGGGAGCCAGTCCTCAGGGTGGCCATTGCCCGCGCCTCTGATCTCACGTTTCATCTTTCCGCGCCGGTTGCCCTTCAGCAGGGTGGTGTGGTGCTTCAGGCTGGTTCGCACCATTGCGCAGTCAGGCAGGGAGCGTTGTTGCTTGACGGTCGGCCTGCGGGCAAGGCGGCTTCATTCCTCCTTGCGCAGAACCAACGCATGAAGCTGGGCAATTCTCCTGCGGAGTACGGCGGAGCCCTTTCTCTGCTTGCGCAAGGCGGGCAGGTGCTCGTGGTCAATACGTTGGGAATGGAAAGCTATCTTGAGGGAGTGTTGCCAGCGGAGATGCCTGCGTCTTTTTCTCCTGCGGCGTTGCAGGCGCAGACCGTGGCGGCGCGATCCTACGCCTTGTATCTGGCAGGAAGATCACAGGAAAAAGCCTATGACGTTGCGGCGGACACAGGCTTTCAGGTATACGGCGGCCTTGCCATGGGGAACCGGCAAACCCGTGCTGCCGTGCGGCAGACCCGCGGCATGGCGCTGCAGTTTGGCGGCAGGGTGGTGCTCAGCTATTTTCATTCGCACAGCGGCGGGGTGCTTGAGGATGATAGTCAGGTGTGGACGGCGGATATGCCGTACTATCGGGTGCAACACGACGAGATTTCGAACCGTGCCCGCGACATGCGTTGGGAGCTTGTCGTGGCGGCAAATGACATAGCCGCGAGGATGCGTGAAAGCGGTTTTAACGTGGACGGCGTGCAGGCTGTGCACGTCGGGCGGCGAACGGGCTCCGGCAGGGTGGGGACGGTGGTCATCGAGACGCCGGACCGGTCTGTGGAAATGAAGGGCAATGCGTTCAGGCTCATGTTGGGGGCGGAACGCATGCGGTCCACGCTGTGCTCCATGGAGTGGCAGGGAGGTTCGCTTGTTCTTTCCGGTGTGGGGTACGGACATGGCGTGGGCATGAGCCAGTGGGGAGCACAGGGAATGGCCCTGGCGGGTGCGACCTATGAAGGAATTCTTGAGAAATACTATCCTGATACGCGGCTGGTCCGTCTGTATTAG
- the coaD gene encoding pantetheine-phosphate adenylyltransferase, with product MDRQGERIAVYPGTFDPLTNGHVSLIKRGRRIFDKVIVAVANDTPKSPLFSITERVAMAEEVFKGDDNITVEPFSGLLVDYVERRGACVILRGLRAVSDFEYEFQLALMNRKLKRHIQTVFLMTDYQWLYISSTIVKAAAKLGGDIKGLVPDNVYRKLREKYGYPYPLNM from the coding sequence ATGGACCGCCAAGGAGAACGGATAGCCGTCTATCCCGGCACCTTCGATCCGTTGACCAACGGACACGTGAGCTTGATCAAGCGTGGCCGTCGTATATTCGACAAGGTCATTGTCGCTGTTGCCAATGATACCCCCAAGTCGCCGCTGTTCTCCATTACCGAGCGCGTGGCCATGGCGGAAGAGGTGTTCAAGGGGGATGACAACATCACCGTCGAGCCTTTTTCCGGCCTGCTTGTGGATTATGTGGAACGCCGCGGGGCCTGCGTGATTCTGCGCGGGTTGCGGGCTGTTTCCGATTTCGAATACGAATTCCAGCTTGCGCTCATGAACCGCAAGCTCAAGCGGCACATCCAGACCGTGTTCCTCATGACCGACTACCAGTGGCTCTACATCAGCTCCACCATCGTCAAGGCTGCGGCCAAGCTCGGTGGAGACATCAAGGGACTGGTGCCGGACAATGTCTATCGCAAGCTGCGCGAAAAGTACGGGTATCCTTATCCGTTGAATATGTAG
- the miaA gene encoding tRNA (adenosine(37)-N6)-dimethylallyltransferase MiaA produces the protein MTQIPVICLVGPTGAGKTAASLHLAERFAGSVVNLDSRQVYRDFPIITAQPSPEEQARCPHRGYGFLATEEKISAGRFMDMASEAIAQTRAEGRLPLLVGGTGLYLKALLEGLAAIPQVDPELMVRFEQECDLHGPEALHARLASIDPDYAAKIHPNDRQRICRALEVHEGTGKTFSWWHAQPMEPTPYVGLRLGVHTTLDELTPLLGRRIDIMLELGALEEGRLARQHCDNPEAPGWSGIGCAEVYRHLTGELTLEECKALWLKNTRAYAKRQLTWFRRDAEINWVGALDFAVMDELVEKFLEQHG, from the coding sequence ATGACACAAATTCCCGTTATATGCCTTGTCGGCCCCACCGGGGCCGGCAAGACAGCGGCCTCATTGCATCTGGCAGAGCGCTTTGCCGGAAGTGTGGTGAACCTGGATTCCCGTCAGGTCTATCGTGATTTTCCCATCATCACGGCTCAGCCTTCTCCCGAGGAACAGGCCCGTTGCCCGCACAGGGGCTACGGCTTTCTGGCTACGGAAGAGAAGATTTCCGCAGGACGCTTCATGGATATGGCCTCCGAGGCCATTGCGCAGACCCGTGCGGAAGGCCGCCTGCCGTTGCTCGTGGGTGGGACCGGCCTGTATCTGAAGGCGCTGCTGGAAGGCCTTGCCGCAATTCCGCAGGTGGATCCCGAACTCATGGTGCGTTTCGAACAAGAGTGCGATCTGCACGGACCGGAAGCGCTGCATGCCCGTCTGGCCTCCATTGATCCTGACTATGCCGCAAAAATTCACCCCAATGACCGTCAGCGTATCTGCCGTGCCCTTGAAGTCCATGAGGGAACGGGGAAGACCTTCAGCTGGTGGCACGCGCAGCCCATGGAGCCAACGCCCTATGTGGGGCTTCGGCTGGGCGTTCATACCACGTTGGATGAGCTGACTCCGTTGCTGGGCAGGCGTATTGATATCATGCTGGAACTCGGGGCGCTGGAAGAGGGGAGACTTGCCCGTCAGCACTGTGATAATCCTGAGGCTCCGGGGTGGTCCGGCATTGGTTGTGCGGAAGTTTACCGCCATCTGACCGGCGAACTGACCTTGGAAGAATGCAAGGCGCTCTGGCTGAAGAACACGCGCGCGTATGCAAAACGGCAGCTGACATGGTTCCGGCGCGATGCGGAAATCAACTGGGTGGGGGCCTTGGATTTTGCCGTCATGGATGAACTGGTGGAGAAATTTTTGGAGCAACACGGGTAG